The genomic stretch ACCTGGTCTTCTGTTTGATCTTTCTTAGGGATGCCGGCCGCCTTTGCATCCCACAGGATCACCCGGCGCGTGACTTCCTGCTCCAGCAGAAAAAAGAGACTTCCCGCAGCCTCTTTTCGCATCTCCTCCGGAATCCCCTTGATGGTCTTATCCGCCCAGGTTTGTAAAATCTCGAACCCGTCGGCGGAGAGCAGCCTGCCGGAACTGAGGTTATCCAGCCGGGCCGCTTTAAGAATGCCTGATGCCAGGCCGGGATATACTTTTTCAACGGCCGAAGAGTTTGCCGTTGCAAGTGAAGGCATGAAGGTGACCCAAAGGGAGAATAAAACTGCAATAAAGAAACACCGCTGATAAAATTTATAAGAATTTGAGAAGGTTTCAATTGCTAAGATCATAAAATCCCCTAACTGTTTATTTGATTCCCATCTTTTTTAGCTGGGCTACGATGGCCTTTTCACTCATAAACCCGAGGTTCCGGTAAACCTCTTTTCCGTCCTTGTCAAAAAAAATCTGAGTCGGAATGGCCCGTATGCCGAAGCGTCTGGCCTGATCCTTATGTTTCCAAACATCAATAAAGATGATGGCGACCCTGCCGCTGAATTCCTTTTCAAGTTTTTTTAAGATCGGCGCCATCAATTTGCAGGGGACGCAGGAATCTGCGCCCAGATCGATCATGGTCGCCATCCCCTTGGGAGGTAAGCTGCTGAAATCCTGGGCATGCACCTCCAAGTGGAAGCTTGAGAAGGAAGATAGAAATAAACAGCCGATAAGCGAAATAACTGCTATCCTGGTTTGGATTCTCCGCAAATTCATTTCAGCAGCAGATCGGTGGAACGGTTCTGTTGATGTATGCTCTGCGAACTGCGTCCTTTACTTTACGGACATCTTCATCCTTAAGGTTGAAATCCTTGTTCTTTTCAATGGCAAGATCCGTAATGAGGACATAGTTTTTAATAGGTATCTCGGCATGATCTAAAATCGCCTTGGCGCAGCCCACCGGGCACCCGTCGATAGCTACCATCGCAGGGATATCCTTTGCCGACTGCACAAAGCCGCTCAAATGTCCGCCGACGCCGGCCAGGCAAAACATCTTGCGGAAACCTTCCAAGGTGAGTTCAACGGCCGCCCTATTGCTCAACTGGCCGACGTTTGATCCGCCGGAACAGGAAAGAATCATTACATTTCCATTCGGGGTACAGCAATCTTCAGACATGCATCCTCCCTATAGTAACTTTCTGTTTACAAATTATTAATCCCGAAATTCTTATCCTTTAGATACCACTCCATGAAATAGCCGATGGCGACAAACAAAGGCAATGCAACCAAAGTTCGCGCCAGAGTAAACCGAACGCCCAGATAACCGATCTCCATCCCCAGCATCGGTATTTTAACCGATGAAAAAGCACCGAGATAAATAAATACATTTTTAATGCTGGCGCCTTTTTTATGAAGAATATAGGCGACCGGAAAGGCAACATAAATCGGTCCGGCTTGCAGCATGGCCAAAATGACCATCAAAAATATTCCTTTGATTCCGGAGTCCTGTCCGATGTGTCTTTCAATTTTTTCCCTGGGAAACCAGACATCCAACAGGCCGACGATGATAAATAAAAACGGAATGAACGTTATCATCTCTATGAAAAAGTGGGTGAAATTGCTGAAAACCACCTTGCCCGGATCAAAGCCCAAGAGAAAAGAAAGGACGGTCGCCGCCAGATAAGACGCCAGCCAGATATATTGTTTATGTTTTGTTAGTAAATTATTCATAAAATCAAACCAATGAATAGACCGATAATTATCGCAGCAATAAAATTTGAACCGTTTCGCAAAGCCGCCACTTTTTTTCCAAAATATTTGGCTTCCAGCGGGAATGTGACTATTCCGACCATCATCAAGGTTGTCATAAAGGTTGCCACCGTGGTGTAAGTAGCGCCTTGCCCGATGAGTGTTGCGGCAATCGGATAAGATATAAAACCAGGTATTGCAGCAATTGAACCAATAACCGCCGCAAGTGTCAGCCCCCATATTCCGGAATCAACACCTAAATATTTGATGATTAAAGTTTGCGGAATCAAATACAAGGCAAGACTTACCAATATGAGAATATTCAGAAAAGGAACGGCAATTCCTTTAAACATTTTCAATCCTTTTCTGAGTCCCGCGATCGTTTTTTTCTTGTCTAGCATAAAAGAAACGAACGTCAAAACGATCGAAACGGCGATAAAAATAACAGCGTTATTAATCATCATTCGTCACGCGGTATCCGACCGGCCACAATTATTTTTTGATCCACCCTTTCACCTCTTCCTTGGAGGGTATTTTACCCACGCACTTTACCTCGCCATTCACCACAACCGCCGGTGTGCCGAACACCCCGTAACCGGCAATCTTCATCATATCGGTCACCTTCTCAACCTGGGCGTTCACGCCTCTTTCGGCAACCGCTTCCAAAACAATTTTTTCGGTCTGTTTGCATCTGGGGCATCCCGGCCCCAATATCCTAATATCCATTTTTTTCTCCTTTTACGTTAACGTTTTATTGATATTGTGCAGGTGTTAACCCTTGCTTTCTTCATTAAGTATTTCAGGTAATTTTTCAACGAACTTTCGAATTTCGTCCCTTACCCGACGGTAAGGAGCCAGCTTTTCAGCTTCGGTTTTCGCATCCGCGGACAGCCTGGGCGGATCATCAAATCCACGGTAAATCCGCCGGGTTTTCCCCGGGAAAAAGGGGCAGGACTCATTGGCATTGTCACACAGGGTGACGACATAGGCAAACCCCAGATGCCGAACGGCTTCGATATCCTTGGAAGTCTGCCCCGAGATATCGATGCCGACTTCCGCCATGGCTTTGACGGCCCGCGGATCAATGCCTTTGGGGGAAACGCCGGCGGAATAAGCCTCAAACTGGTTGTTTTTTAACTGCCGGGTCCAGGCTTCGGCCATCTGACTGCGACAGGAGTTGCCGGTACATAAAAAAAGGATTTTATATTTATCCGTCATAAATTTACTTTCAATTTAAGTTATTTGGGGCCGTTCTTTTTTCTTTATCGCATCCCACCCATCGCTACCGGCTGCCACCGGACCGTTCCATAACGAATTTTCTGTATTCCTTGAGCAGAACATACGCATACTCTTTCCGGACACGCTCGGCCGAAGGGATATAATTCTTTCTTGCTTCTAGCCTGTTGATGATCTCTTCGGCAGTCTCATCGGAGGCCTTTCTGCCCTCGGTGTAAAGTTCAGCCATGATCTCGTCCAGCCCAATGACACCGACCTGGGTATCATCGGAAAATTTCAACATGCGCCGGCCAACTACCGGCTGAGGGGAGACTCACCCATCTGTTCATCCTTTTTCGTCATTCTGAGTAATGCCTTGGGTCTGTTGTAACACATTTTTATAATTATTAAGTATATCCTCTTTTTTCTCTGACAT from Desulfobacterales bacterium encodes the following:
- a CDS encoding putative zinc-binding protein; its protein translation is MSEDCCTPNGNVMILSCSGGSNVGQLSNRAAVELTLEGFRKMFCLAGVGGHLSGFVQSAKDIPAMVAIDGCPVGCAKAILDHAEIPIKNYVLITDLAIEKNKDFNLKDEDVRKVKDAVRRAYINRTVPPICC
- a CDS encoding arsenate reductase ArsC; this encodes MTDKYKILFLCTGNSCRSQMAEAWTRQLKNNQFEAYSAGVSPKGIDPRAVKAMAEVGIDISGQTSKDIEAVRHLGFAYVVTLCDNANESCPFFPGKTRRIYRGFDDPPRLSADAKTEAEKLAPYRRVRDEIRKFVEKLPEILNEESKG
- a CDS encoding permease, whose translation is MNNLLTKHKQYIWLASYLAATVLSFLLGFDPGKVVFSNFTHFFIEMITFIPFLFIIVGLLDVWFPREKIERHIGQDSGIKGIFLMVILAMLQAGPIYVAFPVAYILHKKGASIKNVFIYLGAFSSVKIPMLGMEIGYLGVRFTLARTLVALPLFVAIGYFMEWYLKDKNFGINNL
- a CDS encoding thioredoxin family protein — translated: MNLRRIQTRIAVISLIGCLFLSSFSSFHLEVHAQDFSSLPPKGMATMIDLGADSCVPCKLMAPILKKLEKEFSGRVAIIFIDVWKHKDQARRFGIRAIPTQIFFDKDGKEVYRNLGFMSEKAIVAQLKKMGIK
- a CDS encoding thioredoxin family protein → MDIRILGPGCPRCKQTEKIVLEAVAERGVNAQVEKVTDMMKIAGYGVFGTPAVVVNGEVKCVGKIPSKEEVKGWIKK